One Mucilaginibacter ginkgonis genomic region harbors:
- the lpdA gene encoding dihydrolipoyl dehydrogenase codes for MNYDLIVIGSGPGGYVAAIRASQLGLKTAIVEKESLGGICLNWGCIPTKALLKSAQVFEYINHSADYGITIEGQGKVDFGAVIKRSRNVADGMSKGVQFLMKKNKIDVIMGFGKLKGAGKVEVKAADGTIAEHQAKHIILATGGRSRELPSLKQDGKKVIGYRQAMNLPQQPKSMVVVGSGAIGIEFAYFYNSIGTKVTVVEFLDNIVPLEDEDVSKGLARSLKKQGIEIMTSSTVESVDSTGDLCKVNIKTDKGNVVIEAEVVLSAIGISTNLEGIGLEEVGVKTDKGKVLVDDYYKTNIEGVYAIGDIVKGQALAHVASAEGITCVEKIAGLHVEPINYNNIPGCTYCSPEVASVGYTEKAAKEAGYEIKVGKFPFSASGKASAAGAKDGFVKVIFDAKYGEFLGAHMMGYNVTEMIAEVVAARKLECTGHDIIKTVHPHPTMSEAVMEAAADAYGEVIHL; via the coding sequence ATGAATTACGATCTGATTGTTATAGGGTCCGGCCCGGGCGGTTACGTAGCTGCCATTCGCGCTTCCCAATTGGGTTTAAAAACCGCCATTGTCGAAAAGGAATCTCTTGGTGGCATTTGCTTAAACTGGGGTTGTATCCCTACTAAGGCATTGTTAAAAAGTGCCCAGGTTTTTGAATATATCAACCACTCTGCAGATTACGGTATCACTATAGAAGGCCAGGGCAAGGTAGATTTCGGCGCAGTTATAAAACGCAGCCGTAACGTTGCTGATGGTATGAGCAAGGGCGTGCAGTTTTTGATGAAGAAAAACAAGATCGACGTGATCATGGGTTTTGGTAAACTTAAAGGTGCTGGTAAAGTCGAAGTAAAAGCTGCAGACGGCACAATTGCAGAACACCAGGCAAAGCACATTATTTTAGCTACCGGCGGCCGTTCACGAGAATTGCCAAGCCTTAAACAAGACGGTAAAAAAGTTATTGGCTACCGCCAGGCGATGAATTTACCGCAGCAACCAAAGTCTATGGTGGTTGTTGGCTCAGGGGCTATCGGTATCGAGTTTGCCTATTTTTATAACTCCATCGGTACAAAAGTTACTGTCGTTGAATTTCTGGATAATATCGTTCCATTAGAAGACGAAGATGTTTCAAAAGGTCTTGCACGTAGCTTAAAGAAACAAGGCATCGAAATAATGACCAGTTCAACAGTTGAGTCTGTTGACAGTACCGGCGACTTGTGTAAAGTTAATATCAAGACAGATAAAGGTAACGTGGTGATAGAAGCCGAAGTTGTATTGTCTGCAATTGGTATCAGCACCAATCTTGAAGGCATTGGCCTTGAAGAAGTGGGCGTTAAAACCGACAAAGGAAAAGTATTAGTAGACGATTACTACAAGACTAATATTGAGGGCGTTTACGCTATCGGCGACATTGTTAAAGGCCAGGCTTTGGCACACGTCGCTTCTGCAGAAGGTATTACCTGTGTGGAAAAAATTGCAGGTTTACACGTAGAGCCAATTAACTATAATAATATCCCGGGATGTACCTATTGCTCACCCGAAGTTGCCTCTGTGGGTTACACAGAAAAGGCAGCTAAAGAAGCAGGCTATGAGATCAAAGTTGGTAAATTTCCTTTCTCCGCATCGGGCAAAGCAAGCGCCGCAGGTGCTAAAGATGGTTTTGTAAAGGTGATCTTTGATGCGAAGTACGGCGAATTCCTTGGCGCGCACATGATGGGCTACAATGTAACCGAAATGATCGCCGAAGTAGTAGCTGCCCG
- a CDS encoding TonB-dependent receptor → MRKHLLLLIIFLFTTIATFAQVTSSSMTGTIKDEKGETLPGATVTATHVPSGTVYSAATNKDGLFNLPGMRVGGPYTVTVSFIGYAKSTLENITLKLGEPYIVNLRMSVTGVTLQTVNIVSSKKIVSAKSGATTNINRTAIQTLPTFNRSITDFTRISPQSNGGSSFGGRDARLNSVTVDGANLNNTFGTSSDLFPGGGAQPISIEAYDELSINNSPFDVRQSGFTGAGIYATTKSGTNTFHGSAYTYYKDQSFNGVHIGDNDISAAVAKSSTKTYGATLGGPIIKNKLFFFGNYEREVSTSPGINYSPTGGSGTGTIAATPVADLQKVHDYLLNNYGYEAGGFDNFPAFQPKNTKYLVKLDWNINTKNKLTVKYSYLKATSDVQVNSTSTPNNGAYTYTSNAVTNATTTRGTGGLPNGRYSNQSIAFENSNYGFLNVVKTGTAELNSSISSKLSNQLLFTFKNYDNPRTSKGGIFPSIDIFNGNGSNYITAGSDPYTKYNEVIDNTTSIYDNVTYYAGKHTITAGINYEYQRIGNAFLPGAAGSYIYNSLNDFLTNAQPIQFTYNYSLVPGVDQVFSANLKTGTLSIYAQDEFNVTNDFKLTYGLRAERTNVLENPIENPQITALQLPDANGNITTYNSGLYPKNRTYLSPRVGFRANLLEDNSLVLRGGVGIFTGKVPYVFLTNGPSNSAMYNFGAVATAAQLATIRFSPDPSVYKNLFPTAAGTAIQTSTVVLDRNFKFPQVFRANLAVEKNLGNGFTATFEGLYTKDINATRMRNANLKTPTGVTQEVDGVSRPRFIGTGTANAVGAADRSIYPALSSVIVLENTNIGHAIQLTAQLNKSFANGFNANLAYTFTDAKEAFSSAGSTAASVWATTANVGTTNDIESGYTGFYVPHRIVGSASYKFNYANHVSTSVGVYYQGSAGGSPFSYVVNGDINGDGNASSDLMYIPKAGSTVNFAQYTAGGVTYTVQQQQDAFEQFINNSPYLRSHRGQFAQRNASFLPWYNRVDANILQDFYITTKGGHKHTLELSAVMINVPNFISKYWGIQQQTVTTSPLTYTSIDANGVPTYNLRNIGGTLVSSPFQNATANTTWSLLIGAKYIF, encoded by the coding sequence ATGAGAAAACACTTACTTCTCTTAATCATTTTCTTGTTTACTACCATCGCAACCTTTGCACAGGTTACCTCTAGTAGTATGACAGGAACAATCAAAGACGAAAAGGGCGAGACCTTGCCCGGCGCAACTGTAACGGCTACACACGTACCATCGGGTACTGTATACTCTGCAGCAACAAACAAAGATGGTTTGTTTAACTTGCCTGGTATGCGTGTAGGCGGCCCTTATACCGTTACAGTATCTTTCATAGGTTATGCTAAATCTACATTAGAGAACATCACTCTAAAATTGGGCGAGCCTTACATCGTAAATTTAAGGATGTCTGTAACAGGTGTTACCCTGCAAACAGTTAACATTGTTTCATCAAAAAAAATCGTGTCTGCTAAATCTGGTGCTACTACCAACATTAACAGAACAGCTATCCAAACGTTGCCTACGTTTAACCGAAGCATTACGGACTTTACCCGTATTTCGCCACAAAGTAATGGTGGTTCAAGTTTTGGAGGCCGCGATGCGCGTTTAAATAGTGTAACAGTTGATGGTGCAAACCTAAACAACACTTTCGGTACATCATCAGACCTTTTCCCGGGTGGTGGTGCACAGCCGATTTCTATTGAAGCTTACGACGAACTTTCTATTAATAACTCACCGTTCGACGTACGTCAATCTGGCTTTACCGGTGCAGGTATCTATGCTACAACTAAAAGCGGTACCAACACTTTCCACGGTTCTGCATACACTTACTACAAAGATCAATCTTTTAACGGTGTGCACATCGGTGATAATGACATCTCAGCTGCTGTAGCAAAATCAAGTACAAAAACATATGGTGCTACTTTGGGCGGACCGATCATCAAAAACAAATTGTTCTTTTTTGGTAACTACGAGCGTGAAGTGTCTACAAGCCCTGGTATCAACTACTCTCCAACAGGAGGTTCAGGTACAGGTACTATTGCCGCTACACCGGTTGCAGACTTGCAAAAAGTTCACGATTACCTGTTAAATAATTATGGTTATGAAGCTGGTGGCTTTGACAACTTCCCGGCTTTCCAACCAAAAAATACTAAGTATTTGGTGAAGTTAGACTGGAACATCAACACCAAGAATAAGTTGACCGTTAAATATTCTTATTTAAAAGCAACCAGCGATGTACAGGTTAACTCGACCAGTACGCCTAATAACGGTGCTTATACTTATACCAGCAATGCAGTAACAAACGCTACTACAACTCGTGGTACAGGTGGTTTACCAAATGGCCGTTACAGTAATCAATCTATCGCATTTGAAAACTCTAACTACGGTTTCTTAAACGTTGTAAAAACAGGTACAGCAGAGTTAAATAGCTCTATCAGCTCAAAACTTTCTAACCAGTTGTTATTCACCTTTAAGAACTATGATAACCCAAGAACTTCTAAAGGTGGTATTTTCCCAAGCATTGATATCTTCAATGGTAACGGATCTAACTACATCACTGCAGGTTCTGACCCTTACACAAAATATAACGAGGTTATTGATAATACCACAAGCATTTACGATAACGTAACTTATTATGCAGGTAAACATACCATTACAGCAGGTATCAACTACGAATACCAACGTATTGGCAACGCGTTTTTACCAGGTGCTGCAGGTTCTTATATCTACAACTCATTAAATGATTTCTTAACTAACGCTCAGCCAATCCAATTTACTTATAACTATTCTTTGGTACCGGGTGTTGACCAAGTTTTCTCTGCAAATCTTAAGACAGGTACGCTTAGTATCTATGCTCAGGACGAATTTAACGTTACTAACGACTTTAAGCTGACTTACGGTTTACGTGCGGAAAGAACAAACGTTTTAGAAAACCCTATTGAGAACCCACAAATCACTGCGTTGCAATTGCCTGATGCTAATGGTAACATCACAACTTATAACAGCGGGTTGTATCCTAAAAACAGAACTTACCTTTCTCCAAGGGTAGGTTTCAGAGCCAACTTGCTTGAAGACAATTCATTAGTTCTTCGTGGTGGTGTTGGTATCTTTACAGGTAAAGTTCCTTATGTGTTCTTAACCAACGGACCAAGTAACAGTGCGATGTACAACTTTGGTGCGGTTGCAACTGCTGCACAGCTAGCTACTATCAGGTTCAGCCCTGATCCAAGCGTTTACAAAAACCTGTTCCCTACAGCTGCTGGTACCGCCATCCAAACCTCAACTGTTGTGTTAGACCGCAACTTCAAATTCCCTCAGGTTTTCCGTGCTAACTTAGCAGTTGAGAAAAACTTAGGTAACGGTTTCACAGCAACATTTGAAGGTTTATACACCAAAGACATCAATGCTACACGTATGCGTAACGCCAACCTTAAAACACCTACCGGTGTAACTCAAGAGGTTGACGGTGTATCTCGCCCTCGTTTCATAGGTACAGGTACAGCTAACGCGGTTGGTGCTGCAGATCGCTCTATTTATCCTGCATTGTCATCTGTTATAGTGTTAGAAAACACTAATATTGGTCACGCAATACAGCTAACCGCACAATTGAACAAATCGTTTGCTAACGGCTTTAACGCTAACTTAGCTTATACCTTTACAGATGCGAAAGAGGCATTCTCTTCAGCAGGTTCAACAGCGGCAAGCGTTTGGGCAACAACTGCAAACGTTGGTACAACAAACGACATTGAGTCTGGTTACACCGGCTTCTATGTTCCTCACCGTATAGTAGGTTCTGCTTCTTACAAGTTTAACTATGCTAACCACGTATCAACCAGCGTAGGTGTTTACTATCAAGGTTCTGCAGGCGGCAGCCCGTTCAGCTATGTAGTTAACGGCGATATCAACGGCGATGGTAACGCATCATCAGACTTGATGTACATCCCTAAAGCAGGTAGCACTGTAAACTTTGCTCAATACACTGCCGGCGGTGTAACTTACACAGTACAACAGCAACAAGACGCGTTTGAGCAGTTTATCAACAACTCGCCATACCTGCGCAGCCACAGAGGCCAGTTTGCACAACGCAACGCTTCATTCCTGCCTTGGTATAACCGTGTAGACGCGAACATCTTACAAGATTTCTATATCACAACAAAAGGTGGACACAAACACACGCTAGAGTTAAGCGCGGTAATGATCAACGTTCCAAACTTCATCAGCAAATATTGGGGTATACAACAACAGACTGTTACAACCAGCCCGTTGACTTACACATCTATAGATGCTAATGGCGTTCCAACTTATAACCTGCGTAACATTGGCGGTACTTTGGTAAGCTCACCTTTCCAAAACGCCACTGCAAATACTACATGGAGTTTATTGATCGGTGCTAAATACATATTCTAA
- a CDS encoding chloride channel protein, translating into MKLFSAIRLILKRIFDRIHNEKLKKNALQAIPFWIASVITGLFAVAYARLFLYAENLTAIIYHFHTWLLFVVTPLCFVIAWWLVNKYSPYARGSGIPQVMAAIELSSPKTNRLVDKLLSWRIIIIKVASSLVMAIGGAIVGREGPTIQISASVYKLIYGVLPDWWPKIAKKNMLVTGAAAGLAAAFNTPLGGIVFAIEELTKTHISFFKTAIFSSVIIAGLTAEAFLGPYLYLGYPKIDHLSAWVFFPVVLVALLGGLAGSGTTKVMLWIFAWKKKFPFKRHQLLYALGVGFVVASIGYFLGKESLGSGKETMVRVLFTHNKYSEWYDAFVRMGGSILSFTSGGAGGVFAPALSAGANIGSTFAGWFTANDADANIMILAGMVAFLTGVTRSPFTSVILVLEMTDRHNLIFHLILAGMVASLASVLIDKHSFYDHLKLQYVTDLIKGEQNKTAIKEGAAPAEPLP; encoded by the coding sequence ATGAAATTGTTTTCTGCCATAAGGCTGATTCTGAAAAGGATCTTTGATCGTATTCATAATGAAAAATTAAAGAAAAACGCGCTGCAGGCGATACCTTTTTGGATAGCGTCTGTCATTACCGGCTTGTTCGCGGTTGCTTATGCCCGGTTGTTCTTATACGCCGAAAACCTAACTGCTATTATTTATCATTTTCACACGTGGCTGCTGTTTGTTGTCACTCCATTGTGTTTTGTAATTGCCTGGTGGCTGGTTAACAAATATTCGCCTTATGCAAGAGGTAGTGGTATCCCGCAAGTGATGGCCGCCATTGAACTTTCATCGCCCAAAACTAATCGGCTGGTAGATAAGCTGCTTAGCTGGCGAATCATCATTATTAAGGTAGCTTCAAGTCTTGTGATGGCCATAGGAGGAGCCATAGTAGGCCGCGAAGGACCGACCATCCAGATCTCAGCATCGGTTTATAAGTTAATTTACGGCGTTTTGCCGGACTGGTGGCCAAAGATCGCCAAAAAAAACATGCTGGTTACAGGAGCTGCGGCCGGCCTTGCAGCCGCGTTTAATACACCTTTGGGTGGGATAGTATTCGCAATTGAAGAACTGACCAAAACACATATAAGCTTCTTTAAAACCGCCATATTTTCGTCGGTGATTATTGCAGGCTTAACGGCTGAGGCATTCTTAGGCCCATACCTGTACCTGGGGTATCCCAAGATAGATCACTTATCGGCCTGGGTCTTTTTCCCCGTGGTGTTAGTGGCGCTCTTAGGCGGCTTGGCCGGCAGTGGTACCACTAAGGTAATGTTATGGATATTTGCATGGAAAAAGAAATTCCCATTTAAGCGTCACCAATTATTGTATGCACTTGGAGTGGGGTTCGTTGTTGCGTCGATAGGCTATTTCCTCGGCAAAGAATCCCTCGGATCGGGTAAGGAAACTATGGTAAGGGTTTTGTTTACGCACAATAAATACTCTGAATGGTATGACGCGTTTGTGCGGATGGGCGGATCGATATTATCTTTCACATCAGGGGGAGCAGGTGGCGTATTTGCGCCTGCCTTAAGTGCAGGTGCAAATATAGGCTCAACTTTTGCAGGCTGGTTTACCGCTAACGATGCGGATGCCAACATTATGATACTTGCCGGCATGGTAGCCTTTTTAACCGGTGTTACGCGTTCGCCTTTTACATCAGTGATCTTGGTACTGGAAATGACCGACAGGCACAACCTTATTTTCCATCTCATACTTGCCGGCATGGTGGCCAGTCTTGCGTCTGTGCTCATAGATAAACACTCGTTTTATGATCATTTAAAGTTGCAATATGTTACCGACTTAATTAAGGGCGAACAAAACAAAACGGCCATTAAAGAAGGCGCCGCCCCTGCAGAACCGCTACCATAA
- a CDS encoding AIR synthase related protein: MNSTQRYDQRGVSASKDDVHNAIKNIDKGIFPKAFCKIIPDVLGGEDDWCNIMHADGAGTKSSLAYMYWKQTGDLSIWKGIAQDAVIMNIDDLLCVGAVDNILLSSTIGRNKNLIPGEVIAAIINGTEEVLQELRDHGIGIYSTGGETADVGDIVRTIIVDSTVTCRMKRSDVIDNANIKAGNVIVGLASYGQATYESEYNGGMGSNGLTSARHDVFNKQLAKDFPESYDPAVPMDLIFSGTKSLTDKIDVGSGKWVDAGKLVLSPTRTYAPVIKAILNKYRSQIDGMVHCSGGAQTKVLHFIDSLHVIKDNLFEVPPLFKLIQAESGTSWQEMYKVFNMGHRMELYVSPDIAQDIITISQNYGIPAQIVGRVESADQKQVIIHSEFGEFTYR; encoded by the coding sequence ATGAATTCTACGCAGCGCTATGACCAGCGGGGTGTTTCTGCCTCTAAAGATGATGTTCACAACGCCATAAAAAATATAGACAAAGGCATCTTCCCAAAAGCGTTCTGCAAGATCATCCCTGATGTTTTGGGTGGCGAAGATGATTGGTGCAACATAATGCACGCCGATGGTGCCGGCACAAAATCTTCTCTTGCTTACATGTACTGGAAGCAAACCGGCGACCTCTCGATTTGGAAAGGCATTGCCCAGGATGCTGTAATCATGAACATCGATGACCTGCTTTGCGTGGGTGCCGTTGACAACATTTTACTGTCGAGCACAATAGGGCGTAACAAAAATCTGATACCAGGCGAAGTAATAGCAGCTATTATCAATGGTACCGAAGAAGTTCTACAGGAACTGCGCGATCATGGTATTGGCATCTACTCTACCGGTGGCGAAACTGCTGATGTAGGCGATATCGTCCGGACTATAATTGTGGATTCAACGGTAACCTGCCGCATGAAACGCAGCGACGTTATTGATAATGCAAACATTAAGGCGGGTAATGTAATTGTGGGGCTGGCATCATACGGCCAGGCCACCTACGAATCTGAATACAACGGTGGCATGGGTTCTAACGGCTTAACGTCTGCCCGTCATGATGTATTTAATAAACAGTTGGCAAAAGATTTTCCTGAGAGCTACGATCCGGCTGTGCCAATGGATTTGATCTTCTCGGGAACTAAAAGCCTAACAGACAAAATCGATGTAGGCAGCGGAAAGTGGGTAGACGCCGGTAAACTGGTGCTCTCTCCCACCCGCACCTATGCGCCGGTTATTAAAGCAATCTTAAATAAATACCGTTCGCAGATCGACGGTATGGTTCATTGCAGCGGTGGCGCTCAAACTAAGGTATTGCACTTTATAGACAGCCTGCATGTAATAAAAGATAATCTGTTTGAAGTTCCGCCTTTGTTCAAACTTATTCAGGCAGAGTCGGGAACATCATGGCAAGAAATGTACAAAGTGTTCAATATGGGTCACCGTATGGAGCTGTATGTTTCACCAGATATCGCTCAGGATATTATTACCATTTCACAAAACTACGGCATCCCGGCGCAAATAGTTGGCCGTGTAGAATCTGCAGATCAAAAGCAGGTCATCATCCACTCAGAATTCGGGGAATTTACTTACCGATAA